One genomic region from Leishmania braziliensis MHOM/BR/75/M2904 complete genome, chromosome 35 encodes:
- a CDS encoding transporter-like protein has product MPISPVDKGTTTEAEGSAPPLERCANNCRPLKDTPLPWGQLSIICVVLLTESICWSVLLPFMPSFIAYIKGWDVDSSGYASGFPVGLFMLGQVVSGKLWGMLSNMIGRKVTIVLGVSGCAICMFFFGLSGSLLAMCFWRFMHGLLGGCSIVAKTMISDLTDTTNRAKGLALVSLTWGVGTLIGSAVGGVLYNPASSSALALLHISSTSFVGSHPAFLPSAVVAAYSFFAVVICVMCLQESYRDARPLRDVLPPFIVKFMAPVLRFVQPRLPCDCNATDVTAMCADDHNETSSSAPQKPPPTAARPTPASPTPHTPFGFKQAFLNPLLRRVCIISMLIATSDMMFTEIFPLWVASDVRNGGLHLSPFQISILVLMNAAPSVLANVVFAPVIQYAGGPVRLCIAAQLMYAFFTAMVPTASSLGKRTRFWYTMVFGMLRKAMEAWNYALTMVMVSLTAPQGMVAIMFGIQQSLVCLVRCVVPLIFAPVFAWSIAKPHPFPFNHYLVFLLSVIPLVIGAYIATHVYVLSSYSGDGEEEEEEELEDSSDRVGVGNGGQNSRLNSACGSLCSIYSLFGSVSCDVPARESLLRNSAANSLVTLSSPAMTQHTIFEFPTGSPLLMAVEDAASAARMQPDEAGDSRDNSSQEGDEVDNNTEYASLADEMAVIPVVPRDGVLEQEDIRIAQRSTLLENEELPA; this is encoded by the coding sequence ATGCCAATATCCCCGGTGGACAAAGGCACTACTACTGAGGCAGAAGGCTCCGCACCGCCACTGGAGCGGTGCGCAAACAATTGTCGACCTCTCAAAGACACACCTCTGCCATGGGGTCAGCTGTCTATTATTTGCGTCGTCCTGCTCACGGAGAGCATTTGCTGGAGCGTGTTGCTTCCTTTTATGCCCTCCTTTATTGCGTATATTAAGGGTTGGGACGTTGACAGCTCTGGCTATGCGTCAGGTTTTCCTGTTGGCCTCTTTATGCTGGGACAGGTTGTGAGTGGCAAACTATGGGGCATGCTCAGTAACATGATCGGCCGCAAGGTGACCATCGTTCTTGGTGTATCTGGCTGTGCTATTTGCATGTTCTTTTTTGGACTTAGCGGCAGCCTGTTGGCCATGTGCTTTTGGCGCTTCATGCATGGCTTGTTGGGCGGTTGCTCGATTGTTGCCAAGACGATGATCAGTGACTTGACCGATACGACGAATCGAGCGAAGGGACTGGCGCTCGTCAGTCTAACGTGGGGCGTCGGAACCCTGATAGGTTCAGCTGTCGGTGGCGTTCTCTACAACCCTGCTTCCAGTTCAGCACTAGCCTTATTGCATATTTCTTCAACTAGCTTCGTTGGCAGCCACCCCGCCTTTCTTCCCAGTGCTGTTGTGGCAGCATACAGCTTTTTTGCAGTGGTAATCTGTGTCATGTGCTTGCAGGAGAGCTACAGGGATGCTCGGCCGCTACGCgacgtgctgccgccgttcaTTGTGAAATTTATGGCCCCTGTGCTGAGGTTTGTGCAGCCGCGACTGCCGTGCGACTGCAACGCAACCGATGTAACGGCCATGTGCGCGGACGACCACAATGaaaccagcagcagtgcacccCAGAAGCCGCCTCCCACAGCTGCACGTCCTACGCCGGCTTCTCCTACGCCACATACCCCCTTCGGCTTCAAGCAAGCCTTTTTGaacccgctgctgcggcgtgtcTGCATCATCTCGATGCTCATCGCAACATCGGACATGATGTTCACAGAGATTTTCCCGCTCTGGGTGGCATCCGACGTTCGGAACGGTGGCCTACATCTGTCGCCGTTCCAGATATCGATCCTGGTACTGATGAACGCCGCTCCTTCAGTGCTCGCAAACGTCGTCTTTGCCCCGGTGATCCAGTATGCGGGGGGTCCTGTGCGGTTGTGTATTGCCGCTCAGCTCATGTACGCCTTTTTTACGGCCATGGTACCGACGGCCAGCTCCCTCGGCAAGAGGACTCGCTTCTGGTACACAATGGTCTTTGGTATGCTACGCAAGGCAATGGAGGCCTGGAACTATGCACTCACCATGGTCATGGTGTCACTTACAGCACCGCAAGGCATGGTGGCCATCATGTTCGGTATTCAGCAATCGCTAGTGTGCTTGGTTCGCTGTGTGGTGCCTTTAATATTTGCCCCGGTCTTCGCGTGGTCGATTGCGAAACCGCATCCTTTTCCCTTCAATCATTATTTAGTGTTTCTTCTGAGCGTCATTCCGCTAGTAATTGGTGCCTACATCGCCACCCACGTCTACGTTCTGTCCTCTTACAGTGgtgacggagaggaggaggaggaggaggaactcGAGGACTCATCGGATAGGGTCGGCGTCGGCAACGGGGGGCAGAACTCTAGACTTAACTCGGCATGCGGATCCTTGTGCTCAATTTACAGTCTCTTCGGATCCGTCTCTTGCGACGTCCCGGCGCGCGAATCTCTCCTTCGCAACTCCGCCGCGAACTCGCTTGTGACACTCTCTAGTCCAGCGATGACGCAGCACACCATATTTGAATTTCCGACTGGTTCTCCCCTACTGATGGCCGTCGAGGACGCCGCAAGTGCTGCAAGAATGCAGCCTGACGAGGCTGGCGACTCCCGTGATAACTCTAGCCAAGAGGGCGACGAAGTGGACAACAATACCGAATACGCATCTCTTGCAGACGAAATGGCGGTGATACCAGTAGTCCCTCGAGATGGCGTGCTTGAACAAGAGGATATCCGTATTGCTCAGCGCAGTACACTGCTAGAGAACGAGGAGCTCCCCGCTTAG